The Candidatus Stygibacter australis genome contains the following window.
AGGTATAATCGGTATATGGAAACAATAATATTAGTGTGTGCTTATAATAATAATCAGCAAAAAAAATAGCCCGGAATTCCGGGCTATTTATTTATTTTATTCAATACAATTAGAATGTGGTACCGAACTGGAAGTGTGGTTCCCAGGTACCATCAGCAAGGTTTTTGGCATAATCAAAGCCGATCAAGCCAAAGGGACTGAATATTCTAATGCCAATTCCCGCACCTTTTTTTAAATCCCAAAGATTAAACTTATCAAAGCTGTTAAAACAATCTCCGGCATCTAAGAATGTAAGAAAAGCAACCTGATCAGTGACTATAGGAATAACATATTCAGTGGAAAACAACATTTCTCTTTCACCGCCATCATTATTACCAAATTCATCAGTCGGTCCCACAGACCTGTCAGTATATCCTCTTATTCCATCAGAACCGGTTCCACCAAGATAAAACCGTTCATCCGGTGGTACAGTATGACCATCGTAACCAGTCACGTAACCGAACCTCCACTTAGTACGCAAGCCAAAATTAAAGAAGGTGCGAACATACCAGTTTGCCTGAAAAATCTGCTTGATATAGCTATTATCTCCCTGTAGTGGTCCTCCTGCGACTTCAGTGAATAGTACAAGCTGGGAGCCAGAAGTGGGGAAGTAGATATTATTACGATTATCACGGCTCAAGGTTATTGAGATACCGGAATTATCTTTCCAACCGTCATCAACCAGATCCTGCAATTCATCAGAAACTTCATCATCATCAGTATCATCCAGGATAGTATATTTTTTTCGGTAATATGAATAACCAAAGGTTAATTTAGCGCGATTGACCAGGTTGATAGGGAATCCCACTTTGAGAGATCCACCGTGCTTTCTAAGTTCATAGGTATCATATTCCTTAGTAGCGAAATAGGCATTAAATCCGGTAAGGAAATTACTATCAAGGAAATAAGGATTTGTGAAGCTGAGATCAAGGTTTTGAGTAGAACCACCAAATTCCCAGGCAAGAGATACTTCCCAGGAATTTCCCAGTAGATTATTATGACTGAGTCCCAATTGACCAACAATGCCATCTTCACTATTTAAGGCTACTCCGCCGTTCGCGGTTCCTGAAATCTTATCATTAACATTGATCACCAGATCAATATCACCATTTCGATTTATGACCTTATAATCAGGATAGAGTTCAGGTTCAAAGAATCCGGTATTATATATATTAGAAAGAGATCTTCTTACGCGTGACTGCTGAAAGTAATCACCCGGGGCAAGAACGAGCTGACGACGGATTACTTTTTCCTTAGTACTGCGGTTTCCTCTGATATGAATTTTATGGATTTTTGCACGGGTATTCTCAATAATAGCAACCTTGAAATTAACTTCTTTCCCGTCCTTAATTTGCTGAGGAGTAATGCTTGAATAGATGTAGCCTTCTTCATAATACATACTGTTTACAGCAGACATCTGCTCTTCAAATTTTTCTTTATTAAAGACCTCATTATCCTTGAATTTGAAATTTGCTACCAGCTGTTCATCCGTAAAGACAGTATTTCCATTAAAACTCACCTTACCAAAGGTAAAGGAGTCCCCTTCGTAAAGGTAGATATTAATATAGAACCCATCTCCGCTGATTTCCTTTTTCTGGGAAATTATATGAGCATCGATGTATCCCTTCTTATTATAAAATTTTATGATCTTATCCAGGTCTTCCTGATACTTATCTTCTTCCAGCTTACCTGAGTGGAAGAAACCCGCTTTTTTGGTGCTCATTTTGGAACGCAGCTTCTTGTTGGAAATATCATGATTTCCATGTATAGTGATCTTACGGATCACGATTTTTTCACCTTCATCAATATCAATGATCAAATCCACATAATCATCAGTAAAATTCTCTTCAAAGTTTATTTGAGCGTAGTGATAACCTTTTGTCTGATATTCTGCCATTATTCTGTTTTTGATTTCTGGTACGATATAAGGAGCATAATAATTTCCGGTTTCCACAATAACCAATTCTTCAAGTTTACTATCCTTGATCTTTTTATTTCCCTTGAATTTAAGTCTTCTGATCACCGGAAATTCCTTAAGATGCACAGTTACTACTATTCCCTGCTTCATGATGGTGCTGGAAATGCTGACATCATCAAACACTTCAAGTTGATAGAGGTTGTGGATTGATTTAGAAGTATTATCTTGTGAGAGATAATCTCCGATATCAAATGCCAGAAGCGATTTGATCAGTTCTTTTTCGATACGATTATTACCTTCGATATTGATTTCGAGGATTTGTCCATAATCAGTTTCTGCTAACATCAGCAGGGGCAGCATAATGATCCCTAAAATGAGGATCATACGGTGTAATTTACTCATCTAACCTCCGAAGCTTATTCCTTTAGATAATACACTTTCCTGAACCACTGCAATTGAGTAAAGGTTTTTTTGCTGAAAAACTCCAATAAGTATCAGTATAAGGTGCTGATAATAGCGGAATATGGGATATTAAGAAAATTCTTGACCGAAAAAGAACTCTCCCCAAAGTGAATTTCAAATATGTGGGGCATTAGCTCAGCTGGGAGAGCGCTACACTGGCAGTGTAGAGGTCAGCGGTTCGAGCCCGCTATGCTCCACCACTTTTTTATATTTTAAATATTTTTAAGGTTTATATCAGGAGTTGTTTTATGAAAATACTGGCAATTTATGGAAGCCCTAATAAGCAAGGTAGTACAGCAACAATTGTGGATACAATACTATCTACAGTGGATGATAAGCACGAGATCGAAAGAATTTATCTTTATGATAGAGAATTTCATGACTGTATTGCCTGCAGTGATGCTGAAACTATTCACCGGGAAAAATTCTGTGTATTTGATGACTGGTTTCGGGAAGATATTATACCAAGTATCAATGCTGCAGATATTCTGATCATTAGTTCTCCAGTTTATATGGGACAGATAACCGGGAAACTGAAGACAATGTTTGATCGCTGGCATACATATATCACACCAGAATATTCCATCAGGATCCTGCCGGATAAGAAATATATCGCAGTAACAGCATCTGGAGCCCCGGAAGATGTTTTTAAGTATGTCTCAGACTATTTGGCTGGCTGGCTAAGTGATTTTTTCAAAATGGGAAAAATCGCAGCACTCCATGTTGGAGGCATGGTTGATAGCAATTCATTAAAACCTGATAATCCTGTTTTGCAGCAAGCTAAGGAAATAGGGAAAGGGATATAATCCCCAGAAGCTCAATTAACAAGATAGGTTAATTATAAAGGGCTGCAGAAATTGACCCAGGAATATAAGCATGTTGATAATACTCAGTGATTTGCACTTCAGTGATGGCACTACTTCAATAAATGTAGTACCGGAAGTGTTTACTAAGATCCTTTTCCCACAGATCAATTCCAAGCTTTCAGCAGATGCAAACAAAGACATCAACGAGATCCACCTTGTTTTGGCAGGAGATACTTTTGATATGGTCAGTACAGATAAATTTCTAATGATCCCTTATTCAAAACGACCCTGGAATGGCAATCTGGATCCCGATTACGCTGTGAATCCTGATCATGATGTAGTAAATGAATATGTAAAAGTATTAGAAGACATTATTGCAAAACCCGGCTGCAAAGCTTTTATAGAAGAATTTCTTAAACTCAATAACATTCATAAAATACCTTTCAAGATAACCTATATCGCTGGAAATCATGATCGCACTATAAACTTTTATGCAGAACTAAGGCAAATAGTCAGAAAGCTATTTCCGGGAATTCACCTTGATTTTGCTAATAATCTGTGTTCAGAGAAATATTCAACTATCTGCCGGCACGGTAATGAATGGGATAAAATATGTTTCGGTTATGAGTTTGCCAAAAAAGTGCTTCATAAGACCTATGAAAGCAGATTTCATTCAGAATATTACAAAGTCCAGAGTATTGGTGAAATTGTTACAGCAGAATTAATGGGTGGAATTATTTACAGACTAAATTATAAACATCACTGGAAAGGCGTTCATGATGACCTTATTGATAGCATCAAGGAAATCAATAATGTTCGACCAGCACCTTTTGCTCTCGACTGGCTGATTTGGTCATTATCCGATAAATTCAGCCAGAAACTAAAAGATGATATATCAAATGCTATTTATGATTCGCTGGAAGCATTTCTAAATACGTCACTAGCTAAATTATGGGATAGACAAAGCCCTGATCTAATTATCAGTGGTGACATTGTTGACAAGCTTCAATTATTAAAAAATTTCCTTAAGAAGGATAGCTTTGATTCAATAATCAAAGCTCTTGGACTGATCAGATTTATTGATAAACTCCCGGAATTCAAAGATGAAAGTTTTCTGGAAGGGGCAATAGAAGATTTTAAAGAAAATCCTGATATTCAATTTGTAGTCTACGGACACACTCACTATTCCAAAGAAGCAGTTATCACAGCTGAAAAAGATCAACCAGCAAAAAGATATATCAATACCGGGGCCTATCTTCCGCTTATTCAGAAAGCAAGATTAAATGGTTATGGAATCGCAAAAAGAATGACTATAACCTTTATTTATGATAAAAGTGAAGACAACAGAAATAATAACAAACACAAGGACACTGTATCTCTCGAATTCTGGAATGGCTTAAAACAAAAGGATTACATTTAATATAAATCTATACACCACTCACTGATTCAATGATGACACAATTGCAATTAATTTTCGGGGGGATGCGTGAATAGGGCAAAAGTATTTGACATAGAATTGTGTGATAAATTGTTTTACAAAAAATATTAAGGAATGTAATATGAATAAGAATGAAGTTTTATCATTATTTGAAGAGTGGAATAATGCTTTGAAGACCGGAGATCCGGAAAATGTGGCAAATCTCTATGCACCAGGTGCAATATTGCTGCCAACCATGTCAAACAAGGTAAGGCATAATCATGATGAGATCAAGGACTATTTTGTCCATTTTGTAGTTAATAAACCAGTGGGTGAGATATTGGAATCAAACATCAGGGATTATGGTCAACTTGTGATCAACTCTGGTATTTATCAATTTACTTTCCGGGATGGATCGGCTGTAAAAGCAAGGTTCACTTACGCTTACACCAAGACTAATGACCGCTGGATGATCATTGAGCATCACTCATCGCAAATGCCGGAGACTTGACAAATTTTATAATATAATCAATTATTGAAGAGACTCGAAGAGGAGGAAAAATGAAGAAGAAATATGCTATTGCATACTTAATATTCCAGTTTTTCTTTGTGGTTGCATATTGTCAGGCAACATTCAATTCCGAGACAGCAATTAAAAAATCCAATGATATTGTAAATGAGCATTGGCAATCATACCAGGATAGCGTCAGTAGATATTACGGTAGGTACTGGTTAGATAATTATGCTAAACATCAATATATCGGGAATACTTCATTTCACGATGATTATCTGCAGGGGCTGAAAAAAAATAATATAGAGAACATTCGCATGGATTGCACAATATATTGTGCTCGAGTGCTGAAAGCAGGTATGGGTGCAGCAGAATATTCAAAGCTGATACAGTATCATAAAGGAATCTGGAATAGTAAAGGTTTGGCAGGTTGGAGTGTGGGTTATCTTCTGGTGGATCGTTTCGGCTGGAAAGGGTATGCCTTTATAGAACCGAATGCAAATCTCCACTCTCACTATATCAGTTACTTCAAGAATAGTAATGAGTATCCGGTATTCAAACAGCCGAACATCAGAATTGAAGAATATTATGTTTTAGGTAGGGACAATGATAAAATTGAAAATCTGCTGAAAAAATATAATTTCAGTTGGGGTTTCAGTCAAGACGGTATTCACACTTGGATAACGCATTATACTGATTTATTGGAATGTCACTGGGATGGAGTGCCAGCAGCTAAATACAATTTAAACAACAGATTTTCAGATTTATTCGAAACCACAAAATTTATTGAATTCAAAGATTATGATGTTCATATTATCGTGGTTCCCCCTGAAGATAATTAAGGATCGAAAAATAAGTTAACAGCGAATTTATATTATAGTTCAAGAACTTAAGAAATGATCCTTGATCAAGTTTTCCAGATATCTGGCAATCTCTTTTGAAATTTCCAGGTCTTTCATTTTTTTTAGTTCAGCTTTATCATTACCTTGTTTATTATACCACCCAGATTTGTCGTCATTACCGATTTCTTTTTGGGGGCGTGAAGCTGTTTGTTAGTGGCTTCGCTATTGATGTCTATTTTTTATTTTCACATAAATCTTATCTAAAACTGATTGTGATATTTGTTTTAGAGTAGTATTATGTCTAACAATACCTGAAAGGTGAGGACTTATCAAATAGTAAACTTTAATAAAAAATCTACCAAATATTTTTTTTGAAAGAAAATCGTCTCTGAATTTTCTAAATTCAATTACTTTGGGGTGATTGTAATCACCATAGGTCGCAGTTGCAATGAAACAGCCATCGCCAGCAGATGGTTTTATTTCAGACAGTTGACTATCTTCTCCAGAAATTTCATATTTAGCTTGAGGTTTGATAGCAGTATGG
Protein-coding sequences here:
- a CDS encoding SgcJ/EcaC family oxidoreductase; this translates as MNKNEVLSLFEEWNNALKTGDPENVANLYAPGAILLPTMSNKVRHNHDEIKDYFVHFVVNKPVGEILESNIRDYGQLVINSGIYQFTFRDGSAVKARFTYAYTKTNDRWMIIEHHSSQMPET
- the bamA gene encoding outer membrane protein assembly factor BamA yields the protein MSKLHRMILILGIIMLPLLMLAETDYGQILEINIEGNNRIEKELIKSLLAFDIGDYLSQDNTSKSIHNLYQLEVFDDVSISSTIMKQGIVVTVHLKEFPVIRRLKFKGNKKIKDSKLEELVIVETGNYYAPYIVPEIKNRIMAEYQTKGYHYAQINFEENFTDDYVDLIIDIDEGEKIVIRKITIHGNHDISNKKLRSKMSTKKAGFFHSGKLEEDKYQEDLDKIIKFYNKKGYIDAHIISQKKEISGDGFYINIYLYEGDSFTFGKVSFNGNTVFTDEQLVANFKFKDNEVFNKEKFEEQMSAVNSMYYEEGYIYSSITPQQIKDGKEVNFKVAIIENTRAKIHKIHIRGNRSTKEKVIRRQLVLAPGDYFQQSRVRRSLSNIYNTGFFEPELYPDYKVINRNGDIDLVINVNDKISGTANGGVALNSEDGIVGQLGLSHNNLLGNSWEVSLAWEFGGSTQNLDLSFTNPYFLDSNFLTGFNAYFATKEYDTYELRKHGGSLKVGFPINLVNRAKLTFGYSYYRKKYTILDDTDDDEVSDELQDLVDDGWKDNSGISITLSRDNRNNIYFPTSGSQLVLFTEVAGGPLQGDNSYIKQIFQANWYVRTFFNFGLRTKWRFGYVTGYDGHTVPPDERFYLGGTGSDGIRGYTDRSVGPTDEFGNNDGGEREMLFSTEYVIPIVTDQVAFLTFLDAGDCFNSFDKFNLWDLKKGAGIGIRIFSPFGLIGFDYAKNLADGTWEPHFQFGTTF
- a CDS encoding metallophosphoesterase; translation: MLIILSDLHFSDGTTSINVVPEVFTKILFPQINSKLSADANKDINEIHLVLAGDTFDMVSTDKFLMIPYSKRPWNGNLDPDYAVNPDHDVVNEYVKVLEDIIAKPGCKAFIEEFLKLNNIHKIPFKITYIAGNHDRTINFYAELRQIVRKLFPGIHLDFANNLCSEKYSTICRHGNEWDKICFGYEFAKKVLHKTYESRFHSEYYKVQSIGEIVTAELMGGIIYRLNYKHHWKGVHDDLIDSIKEINNVRPAPFALDWLIWSLSDKFSQKLKDDISNAIYDSLEAFLNTSLAKLWDRQSPDLIISGDIVDKLQLLKNFLKKDSFDSIIKALGLIRFIDKLPEFKDESFLEGAIEDFKENPDIQFVVYGHTHYSKEAVITAEKDQPAKRYINTGAYLPLIQKARLNGYGIAKRMTITFIYDKSEDNRNNNKHKDTVSLEFWNGLKQKDYI
- a CDS encoding flavodoxin family protein is translated as MKILAIYGSPNKQGSTATIVDTILSTVDDKHEIERIYLYDREFHDCIACSDAETIHREKFCVFDDWFREDIIPSINAADILIISSPVYMGQITGKLKTMFDRWHTYITPEYSIRILPDKKYIAVTASGAPEDVFKYVSDYLAGWLSDFFKMGKIAALHVGGMVDSNSLKPDNPVLQQAKEIGKGI